The nucleotide window CCTGAGGCTGACACATCCAGCCACGCAGCCGGTTCATATTTCCCTATGCCTGTCATGCCGTATTCTGTTATCTCAAATACAGTGTCAGCCCTGCCTGCCTGTCCTGCAAGGACATTTACCCTGGAACGCGCCTGTATGGCAAAACTGTGAAATCCGTTTTGACAGCCTTCGCATTTTGAGAATAAGAAGGCTGACCTTTCCAGGCCTGAGGTCAAGGCTGTTGCTGTGGGGTCATCACCGGCAGCCACATAGTCAGACACAAACCCCTGATTGCCGTATGTGCCTATAGTCTTGATCTTTCCGCTGTCAACCACTATCTTGTTATCCGGTGTCAGGGTGCCTACTCCCAGGTTGCCGGTCACTAACAGGTCTCCGGCTGCATACAGCATCTCAGCTCCGGTAAATACTAAAACCAATGTCAATAATGAGATCAGTCTTTTTTTCATCTTTTCCATCTTCTTTTCCTCCATTTTGTTGTTATCTATTTATAGTTACTGGATTATTACATTTTCCAATGTTACTACGCCGTCACTGATCGTCACATTGCCGTTTATTACAGTCTTGTTGGTTGTTGGATTGAAATCGCAGTCATATCCGCCTCTGAGAACTATAGTCTTATTGGTATTGAATACGATATTTTCGCTGAATGAATCATCCTGGAAATGTATCTCATCTCCTTCTGATGAATCATTATACGCAGGCTGGAGAGATGTGTAGTAT belongs to Thermodesulfovibrionia bacterium and includes:
- a CDS encoding tail fiber domain-containing protein — translated: MEKMKKRLISLLTLVLVFTGAEMLYAAGDLLVTGNLGVGTLTPDNKIVVDSGKIKTIGTYGNQGFVSDYVAAGDDPTATALTSGLERSAFLFSKCEGCQNGFHSFAIQARSRVNVLAGQAGRADTVFEITEYGMTGIGKYEPAAWLDVSASGYTNIDLFRLSSTDATNGDMLIVKNTGNVGIGITAPTEKLYVTGNIYATGNVTWGSSRELKKDIQDISTSEAVTTLNSLSPKKYFYKADDKDGHLGFIAEDVPDMLATYDRKSLDPMDIVA